Proteins encoded by one window of Sorex araneus isolate mSorAra2 chromosome 3, mSorAra2.pri, whole genome shotgun sequence:
- the LOC101537476 gene encoding eukaryotic translation initiation factor 1b-like: MSTIQNLQSFDPFADATKGDNLLSAGTEVYIHLRIQQRNGRKTLMTVQGIADDYDKKKLVKAFKMKFACNGTVIEHSEYGEVIQLQDDQRKNICQFLLEVGIVKEEQLKVQGF, translated from the coding sequence ATGTCCACTATCCAGAACCTCCAATCTTTCGACCCCTTTGCTGATGCAACTAAGGGTGACAACTTACTATCAGCAGGGACTGAGGTTTACATTCATTTAAGAATCCAGCAACGGAACGGCAGAAAGACTCTGATGACTGTTCAGGGCATTGCAGATGATTATGATAAAAAGAAACTTGTGAAAGCTTTCAaaatgaaatttgcctgtaatgGTACTGTGATCGAACATTCTGAGTACGGAGAGGTTATTCAGCTTCAAGATGACCAGAGGAAAAATATTTGCCAGTTTCTTTTGGAGGTTGGCATTGTGAAGGAGGAACAGCTTAAGGTTCAGGGATTCTAA